A genomic stretch from Bosea sp. F3-2 includes:
- a CDS encoding polyprenyl synthetase family protein, giving the protein MSSVTTPASHGELDRRLAQNAEAIETLLAALLASEPAEGEIARPPRLVAAMRHGALGGGKRLRPFLTVETARLLGAAPEQGLRAGAAVELLHCYSLVHDDLPAMDDDDLRRGRPTVHKAFDEATAILAGDALLTLAFEVLADEATHPEGAVRVALVSTLARASGLGGMVGGQMLDLAAEGRFEAQRGSLSEAAIRQLQAMKTGALLAASVEIGARLGGADAEALAALGRYGRALGATFQVADDILDVESDTAQMGKATAKDEDKGKATLIGALGLDGAKRERDRLSEAAGASLAGFGPEADVLRAAARFAAQRKS; this is encoded by the coding sequence ATGAGTTCCGTCACCACTCCGGCCAGCCATGGCGAACTCGACCGGCGGCTCGCGCAGAACGCGGAGGCCATTGAGACGCTGCTCGCGGCGCTGCTGGCGTCCGAGCCGGCCGAGGGAGAGATTGCGCGCCCGCCACGCCTCGTTGCGGCGATGCGTCACGGTGCGCTCGGCGGCGGCAAGCGCCTGCGGCCTTTCCTCACGGTCGAGACGGCGCGGCTCCTCGGCGCTGCTCCGGAGCAGGGGCTGAGGGCCGGCGCGGCCGTCGAGCTGCTGCATTGCTATTCGCTGGTTCATGACGACCTGCCGGCGATGGATGATGATGATCTGCGCCGCGGCCGCCCGACCGTGCACAAGGCCTTCGACGAGGCGACGGCGATCCTGGCCGGCGATGCTCTGCTGACGCTGGCCTTCGAGGTTTTGGCTGATGAGGCGACCCATCCTGAGGGCGCCGTGCGGGTCGCGCTGGTGAGCACGCTGGCGCGGGCCTCCGGGCTCGGCGGCATGGTCGGCGGCCAGATGCTGGACCTCGCGGCCGAAGGACGTTTCGAGGCGCAGCGCGGCTCGCTTTCGGAAGCCGCGATCCGGCAGCTTCAGGCGATGAAGACCGGGGCGCTGCTGGCGGCGAGCGTCGAGATCGGCGCGCGGCTTGGCGGCGCCGATGCCGAGGCGCTGGCGGCGCTTGGTCGATACGGGCGGGCGCTCGGCGCGACCTTCCAGGTCGCCGACGACATCCTCGACGTCGAATCGGACACGGCCCAGATGGGCAAGGCGACGGCGAAGGACGAGGACAAGGGCAAGGCGACGCTGATCGGCGCGCTCGGCCTCGACGGCGCCAAGCGCGAGCGTGACCGGCTGAGCGAGGCTGCGGGGGCCTCGCTCGCGGGCTTCGGCCCGGAGGCGGATGTGCTGAGGGCAGCCGCGCGCTTCGCGGCACAGCGGAAGAGCTGA